TCACACAATTGCTATATTTTGTGATGATGTTCTTAGGAGGAAGTCGCGACTAAGCATCATTTTCAAATGACAGAATATACGAAAGACCTGAAATTCAGGTCTTTTTTTATGTCTTAGGATAATTTTTGTATGCATGCATACCTTTTAATTTGTGTGATTGCATTATTTTCACTGCTCAACATTAAACGACAGACATGAATTTCGAATTTACAGAAGAGCAAATAGCAGTAAAGGAAGCCGCTCGTGAACTGGCTCAGACCGACCTACTCCCAGGTGTAATTGAAAGAGACGAAAAACAGGAATTCCCAAAAGAGCAAATCAAAAAAATGGGAGAACTCGGTTTTATGGGTATGATGGTAGACCCCAAATACAATGGTGGAGGAATGGATACCGTATCATATGTCCTGGCCATGGAGGAGATATCCAAAGTAGATGCTTCCTGTTCGGTCTCCATGTCAGTCAACAACTCCCTCGTTTGTTGGGGGTTAGAAAAATATGGTACAGAAGAACAAAAAGAAAAATACCTGAAGCCCCTAGCTGCTGGTGAGATCATAGGTGCGTTTGCCCTATCAGAACCAGAGGCAGGTTCGGATGCAACTTCCCAGCGTACTACAGCAGAAGACAAAGGCGACTACTATCTACTAAACGGGACCAAAAACTGGATCACCAATGGCAACAGTGCTTCTGTTTATATCGTGATTGCACAAACTGACCCTGAAAAAAAACACAGAGGGATCAATGCCATAATCGTTGAAAAAGGCCAGGAAGGCTTTACCATCGGGCCAAAAGAAAATAAATTAGGCATTAGAGGGTCCGATACCCATTCATTGATGTTTTCTGATGTAAAGGTTCCCAAAGAAAACCGAATAGGAGAAGATGGCTTTGGTTTCAAGTTTGCCATGCAAGTATTGAATGGTGGTAGAATCGGAATTGCCTCTCAAGCTTTGGGTATCGCTTCTGGAGCATTAGAACTTTCATTAGCCTATGCGAAAGAAAGAAAAGCCTTTGGCAAACCGATAGCTGATCACCAGGCCATACAATTCAAACTCTCCAAAATGGCCACTGAGATAGAAGCAGCAAGGCTTTTAGTAATTCAGGCCGCCCTAAAGAAAGACAGTAAACAGGATTTTGTGAAGGAGGCTGCCATGGCCAAATTATTTGCATCACAGGTGGCCATGGACGCCACTGTAGAGGCAGTTCAAATCCACGGAGGCTATGGCTATGTGAAAGAATTTCACGTCGAAAGATTGATGCGAGATGCCAAAATCACACAGATCTATGAGGGCACCTCTGAGATTCAAAACATCGTAATAGCACGGGAATTATTGAAATAGTATAAAACCCATTTTGCACTATTTTAAGATTATCCTGTCAGATTTTCCGGTTATTTATTAGATTTATACAACACAAAGTTTAATATTTGCTAAAATTTGACGGATAATCCTAAATAAATTACAGTGGAAGATTACAATAAAATCATAGAGTCGCTTGGTGTTAGATTTATTTCGGCTAAGAATATTAATATTTTACAGCCAGTCACTATAGAAAACTACTATGATGTAGAAAATGTATTCATCTACGTACACAAGGGGCATATGTCCGTTGGAAAAGAGAAAGAACTCATTTCTGAAGGTGAGATTCTCTTCATTCCGGGTGGTAAAATGGTATCGCTCACTTACGGTACTGGTAACCCGATGAGTCTATCCAACGATGACTTCATCAATAACAAAGAGAAGTTCTTTCAAAACAACGAAAAGATTGGCAATGTTCACGAAACAGACAACGTGACCATGATCAATTTCGAAGCGAAGGTGTTTGACACTGTTAACTTCTTTGCTTCTCTGGATATCCCTCCATTTACGATCAGAAACAACAATAAACTGATCACTCTGGCCAAAGAGATCGTTCGAGAAATCTACTCTGACTCACCAGGCAAAGGCAGAATCGTAAAGCTTCAGACCGAGCATGTAGTGATCGAAATCATTCGTCACATCCTTGATCAAGGACTATTCGTAGAGCAGTTGGCTACCAATTCTACCTATTTCAAAGATCCTAGATTGATAGATATTTTCTCTTATATCAAGGATAATTTGAACAATGACCTCTCGAACAAGGCACTGGCCAATGTAGCCAACGTGTCGGAGGATTATGTAGGTCAATATTTCAAAATGCTGACTGGAATCAATCCTCAGGACTACATCGAATACCAAAGAATGGAAATGGCTGTAAACATGCTGCGTACCACCAAGAAAAGTATTCGTGACATTGGCAAAGAGGTAGGCTTCAAAGACACCGCGTATTTCTGCCGTAGATTCAAAATGATGTTCGGTATACCTGCAGGAAAAATGAGACGCAGAGAATCACTGATGAACGTCTAGAGAGGCGTTTAAGCTATGAATCTTCTCAGTTGCCTCGATCAGAAGGCTCTGGTCTTTTTCTAATGCATTCCCTATTACGATCAAGTCTGCTCCTGCCTCCAGGGCCATATTGATGCGGCTAATAGAATTCAATCCTCCACCAATAACCAAAGGTAAGGAGACAGACCGCGCTACCTTTCGGATGATTTTTTGTGGGATCGGCTGCTCTGCACCACTGCCCGCATCCATATAGAGCGTCCTCAACCCCAGCATCTCGCCTGCCATGGCCGTGCATGCCGCAATTGTCGGTTTATCTGAAGGAATGGGTGTGGTATTACTCATATAGCTTGCCGATGTGGGGGCTCCAGAATTAACCAACATATAGCCCATGGGAATGATTTCCAGATTACTCTTTTTCAGAATAGGAGCCGCCAGTACATGCTGTCCAATCAGAAAATCTGGATTTCTGCCTGAGATCAGAGACAATAGTAATATCGCATCTGCGTTGGAATCAATCTGAATGTTGTTACCCGGAAAAATCAGAACTGGGATGGTGGTATTGGTCTTGATCAGGGCAATCACCTTGGAAAAATTATCCGTAGTAATCAAACTCCCTCCCACGAAGATATAATCGACCTTGTTTTCAGTACAAAGACGTACAAACTGGAGAAGTTCAGAAGCATCCTCAACCTTATCCGGATCGATCAAAACAGCCAGAGACTTCCTGTTTTTATTCTTCCTTTCCTCTAGCTGACTCAATAGGTTCATTGTCACGTTGATTTGCTTTATTAATCTGCTTAATAGCCAATGGGAGTATATTCGAAATAGCCATAGTCAACAAGGACTGTCCCACTCTGCTCATCGTTTTAGACTTAACCGCCTTCTTGGGAACAGCTGGTTTAGGCGCCATCAAACGATAAATAGTATAGGCCGTCACCAGACCCGCAGCTGCTATTCCTGCAACCTTCAGTGTCTTGGACAACTGATGTTCCAGATCTTCTGTCTCATGATTGATCCTTTGCCAAAGGCGATCCTCATCCCTTTTTAGTCGTTCTCTTAATCGTATGGCATCTTCGCTTCTACTCTTCATCTGACTTTTCCTTTTTATTCTTCTGGATCGACTCTAACATCTTATCCTCAAAAAACAATTTCATCTTTCCAGACCGTAATAAATAAAACACGAATAGAAGCACTATTAGATAGGTAGCCGCCACCACCAAGAAGCCCAAATATTCGCTTTCGAGCTGTTCGTTGATTAAAAAAGCCATGCCCATACTCACAAATAAGATGACCAAAGTGGCAATGAGTAAAATCACAATATAAGCGATCACCTGAGCCAAAACATGAGAGATTTGCTCAGTCATGTCTATTTTGAATAGCTCCAATTTCACTTTCACATAATCAGAAAGTGCTTCTTTCAACTTGGTGATTTTTAGAATATCGATCACAGTGGGTTTATTTAGTATTTAATGATAAAGATAAAAGAAAAGGATAGAACCGAAATTACATCCCTATACTAGATGTAAAATCTTTCATATCCAAATCCCAGATCATAGGCATAATAAAGTAAACGAAAAGACCGATCAAAAGGATAGAAATGAAATTGAGCCAAACGCCAGTTTTAATCATATCTCTCATCAAGAGCTTTTTACTGCCGAAAACTATCGCATTGGGCGGAGTGGCTACTGGCAACATAAAGGCGCAACTGGCTGCCAATATAGCAGCTACCATCAAGTAATAGGGGTGAATCCCTACAGCAAGAGCCAAAGCAGCCAAAATGGGTAAGACCATACTGGCAGTGGCAACATTGGAAGTAAACTCGGTCAGGAAATTGACCAGAGCAGCGACTACAAAAATCAAAAGCACCAAAGACATGCCTTCCAAACTGTTCATGCCATCACCAATCCATTGGGCCAAATCCGTTTTCACAAAAGCGCTGGCGATCGTCAATCCTCCACCAAACAACAATAATACACCCCAGGGCAACTTCTTTGTTTCAGACCAGCTCAATAGCTTTTTACCATCCGAATCAGGAACAATGAAAAGCAACAGACCTCCTGCAATGGCAATCATCGTGTCGTTGAGACGGGGAATGAAAAAATTGAGCAAATAGGTCCTGCTGATCCAGCAAAAAGCTGTGAAACAAAAGATAGCCAAGACACGCTTCTCATTGGTAGACAGAGCGCCTAAGGCTTCCTTCTTCTCTTTGATACCTAGATCCTCTGAGGCTGACTGATCTAGTCTAAAAAGAAATCGAGTCAGCAACCACCAGGTCAGCCATATCATGCAAACCGAAAATGGCAAACCAAACATCATCCATTCGAAGAAACTGATCTCTACTCCGAAAGTATCCTTGACCATTCCAGCGAAAACAATATTAGGCGGAGTGCCCACCAAAGTTGCCATACCTCCGATAGAAGCGGAATAGGCGACAGAAAGCAGCAGCGCCTTCGAAAAGCTTTTTTCAGATTGCAAATTGCTAATAACTGACAGTGCAATAGGCACCATCATCAGCGTGGAAGCGGTATTAGAAATCCACATGGACAGAAAACCTGTCGCAATCATAAAACCCAGAATAATCCGAGCAGGATTGGTCCCTATCTTGTGAATAATATTGAGCGCTATACGGGTATGCAAGTGATGCTTCTCTATCGCCAAAGCAATCAAAAAACCTCCAAGAAACAGGAATATCAAAGGATGTGCATAAGGAAAGGTAGCTGCTTTCATCTCTACAGCCCCCGTCATAGGGAACAAAACAATCGGAAGCAGCGAGGTGGCTTCTATGGCAATGGCCTCTGTCATCCACCAGACTCCCATCCAGCAGGTCACAGCCAGAACGGCTCGCCCCTCATCAGATAACCCCTTCAGATCCAATGCGAACAAGACCACTAAAAACAGCAGGGGTCCTAGCAACAGACTGATGGCTTTCTTTGGTTTCATGCGTATCGTTGAATATCAATTCTCACATGAAATGACCCGATCATTTCATTGTGAGAGTTCGTTGAGGGCAATATAAGCCATCAATCCCGGACCTAGCTCTAATGCGTCCTCATCTATGTCAAAAGTAGGGGTATGTACCGCCGAAACAATGTTTTTTTCTTCGTTTCGAGTACCCAAGCGGTAGAAACAGGCATCTGCTTTTTGAGAATAGTAGGAAAAGTCTTCTGCACCCATCCATACATCTAGGTCTACTACGTTTTCAGCTCCCAGATAATCTTCAGCTGCAGATCTGGCTCTGGCTGTTAGCTCAGGTTCATTTTTTAAGAATGGATAACCTACCTGAATATTGAAGTCGCACTGCGCACCCATAGAATCTGCCAGGCCTTCTGCCAACTTCTTCATTTTGACATGCGCTTCTTTTCTCCACTTTTCGTCTAGTGTGCGGAAGGTCCCTTCGATCTTCACTACATCAGGAATCACATTGGTAGCTCCTTTGGCCTCTACCTTTCCAAAGGTCAGTACGCTAGGTACTTTTGGGCTGGCCATACGGCTCACTACTTGCTGCAATGCGACGATGATATGTGAAGCTATCAACACAGTGTCTACGCAAAGCTCTGGCAAAGCACCATGACCTCCCTTTCCTCGTACCGTCACATAGATTTCGTCTGCACTGGCCATGTACATGCCAGAGCGAAAACCCACCTTACCCACTGGAATCAATGGCATCACGTGCTGCCCAAAAATGGAAGTAGGCTTAGGATTCTTGAGTATCCCTTCCTTAATCATCAAGGAAGCTCCACCGGGGAACACCTCCTCGCCAGGCTGAAAAATAAACTTGACAGTCCCCTCAAACTCGTCGCGCAATTCATGCAAAATACGCAGACAGGTCATCAAAGAAGAGGTATGAACATCGTGACCACAGGCGTGCATCACGCCATCATTTTTTGACTTATAGGGCTTCAGGCTTTGCTCCTTGATAGGCAGCGCATCCATGTCACCTCTTAGTGCAGTTATTTTCTTTTCAGGATTTTTGCCTTCCACGATGGCCTCTATGCCATTGCCTGCAATACCTGATTTGTATTTCACTCCTAACTTCTCCAAATAGTCAACCACATATTTGGCTGTTTCGGTTTCTTCAAAAGAAAGCTCCGGGTGGGCATGAAGGTGTCTACGATTGGCAATCGTGTCTTCATGATATGCTTTGGAGAGCGATTTTATCTTATTGATTAAATCCATAGGTAATTTTCGGCAAGTTAAGCAATTTAAGCCTTTAGCCTTGATTGGATTTAATAATTGTACGAATAATTAAACGTATGACAATAAAACGACAGGATTATTGAACGACTCACAATCTTATCAAATCAAAGACAGCTTACATTTTAGAATTTATTAGATGAGTGATGTAGGCCTAAATAACTAGCCTTTCAAGACCTTCATCCAAGTCAAAAACTGAATATCCACTTTTGTACAATCCAATTACCCTTACTTTATTTCTTGACAAAGAAAGTAAGCAAAGAAGTCAAGGCTCCAACTCAAAAAACAGAAGAGCCTCAGTCACTAATTCTAATTTTTGAAGGGATGAGTACGGCTCGGGAGAAGTTGTTCTTGAGAAGGTTGAAATCTTTATTGGCCTCTAGCTTGGTGTAGTACTCGCCCACTCGTACTTTGTAGTTGGGCTGTTCGTAGATCACACGAGGGCTTTGGGTTTCCAACAGCTCGTAAGCCTTACTTTTGTAGTCATTGGCTTTGTCTCTGTCATTGCCGCTGTAGATCTGAATTGAAAAACCATCCACATAATGCACATCCTTTTTGGATTCCAAAAGAAGGTTGGTCACGCTATCCAGCTCTGCGCTGATGTCGTGAGTGGGCTCCACATCTACCTTGGGCACCACTACTGCTGACTCCTCCTCTGTGCTTTCCTCTTCTGGTTCCTCATCATAAGACTTTCTGTAGACAGACAGGTCTTCGCTATAGCTGCTACTGCTGGTAGATGTGGATGCAGTAGGTGCACAAAACTGAAGCAAAGCTGCTACGGTAATGATAGGGAACACTGTAAGGGGATTAAATGAATAGTTTTTCAAAACACTAAAGATAATTTAAAAAATTAATTCTCTATGATCACGCAATTGTTACTAGCCACATCTGCCTCGACACTCTTGTATTTCACGTCTTTCTTGACTGTACCGTCTGCATACTGTACGCTCACGCGATCGTTTCGACCATATACTTTGTCCGACTTGATAGGAGCGGTCTTTTCTACCGGAGCAGTTCGGTTGGCATTGGCCTGACCACCTCCACCTAGAGCAGAACCTGTTTCCTCTTTACTCTCTTTGTAGTTCTGAGCGGCACGCTGACGTCTCGCCTCTTGTACTTCTTCAGGATCCTGAACGGGGATCTCTGCTTTAGTCAGGAAGGAAACGGTATCCTCATTGACTCTAGACAAGAACTGCTTGAACATGTTGAAAGACTCGAACTTGTAGACCAACAATGGATCCTTCTGCTCGTGAACCGCCATTCGAACGGACTGCTTCAAGTCATCCATTTCGCGCAGGTGCTCTTTCCAGCTCTGGTCGATGATCGCCAGTGCAATCAATTTCTCCATTTGCTTGATCAGCTCCTTGCCTTCTGTCTCTACTGTCTTCTCCAGGTTGGCTACTACATTGATCTGCTTCTGACCATCGGTAAATGGCACCTGAATATCCTTGAAAGTAGCTCCACGCGTGGTGAGTATATTCTTCATCACCGGCATGGTTCGCTCAGCCAATGATTTGTTTTTCGTTCTGTAAGATTCGATCGTCTCAGCAAATACATCCTCTACCAACTGCCCCTCTGCCTTGCCTAAGAAATCTTCTTCAGAAATCTTAGTATCCAGGCCAAGCGTACTGATACAGTTCAGCTTGAAACTTTCATAATCATTCATACCCTTGGCGCCAGACACGAGCTCCTCCGTAGTATCATACATCATGTTGAGTATATCCAGACCGAGACGCTCACCGAATAGGGCATTCTTTCTTCTCGAGTAGATCACCTCACGTTGCGAGTTCATCACATCATCGTACTCCAGCAGGTGCTTACGAGTCGCAAAGTTGTTTTCCTCTACCTTGCGCTGTGCTCTCTCGATGGATTTGGTAATCATGCTGTGCTGGATCACCTCGCCTTCTTCCAGTCCCAGACGGTCCATGATCTTGGCGATTCTTTCCGATCCAAATAGACGCATCAGGTTATCCTCCAATGACACGAAGAACTGCGAAGAACCCACATCACCCTGACGACCTGATCGACCTCTCAACTGTCTGTCGACACGTCTGGATTCGTGACGCTCCGTACCGATGATGGCGAGACCACCCGCTTCCATCGATTCTTTGGTCAGCTTAATATCCGTACCACGACCCGCCATGTTGGTAGCGATGGTCACCGTACCTGGCTGTCCTGCCTTGGCTACCACGTCTGCCTCGCGCGCATGCTGCTTGGCGTTCAGTACCTGATGCTCGATGCCTTTCATTTTCAGCATCCTACTCACCAGCTCAGAGATCTCTACCGAGGTAGTACCTACCAGCACAGGTCTACCCTGTTTGGTCAGGTTCACAATCTCATCAGCTACTGCATTGAATTTCTCTCTCATGGTTTTGAAAACCATGTCTTCCTTGTCGTCACGTTGGATCGGACGGTTAGTCGGGATCACGATCACATCGAGCTTGTAGATCTCGAAAAATTCGCCCGCTTCGGTCTCCGCTGTACCGGTCATACCCGCCAGCTTGTGATACATACGGAAGTAGTTCTGCAGAGTCACAGTCGCATAAGTCTGCGTCGCATCCTCTACTTTCACATTTTCTTTGGCCTCTATCGCCTGGTGTAGTCCGTCGCTGTATCGGCGACCTTCCATCACACGACCCGTCTGCTCATCTACGATCTGCACCTTGCCATCTACTACGATGTATTCCGTATCTTTCTCGAACAGTGAGTAGGCCTTCAACAATTGGTTGACAGAGTGGATGCGCTGGGCTTTGGCTGAGTAGTCTCTCACCAATGACTCTTTCTGATGCAGCATATCACTCTCTGACAAGCTGCTATCGTTTTCGAGGCGTGCGATCTCTGTTCCGATATCCGGGAGGATAAAGAAATCCGGATCCTCACCCGAACCCGTGATCAGGTCGATCCCCTTATCAGTCAACTCGATACCATTGGTCTTTTCGTCGATGGTAAAGTATAGTGGCTCGTCGGCCTCTGGCATCAACTTTTGGTTGTCGGCCAGGTATATATTTTCTGTCTTTTGCAGGATCTGACGAATACCCGTTTCGGATAGGTATTTGATCAAAGGCTTGTATTTAGGCAAACCTCTAAAGGCTCTGAACAGTGCCAGTCCACCTTCGTTTTCGTCTCCTGCAGCTATTTTCTTTTTGGCTTCATTCAGGAAGTTAGATACCTCCTTGCGCTGTGCCTCTACCAGCTTGGCCACTCTTGGTTTCAGTTCGTAGAATTCGTGCTCGTCACCTTTAGGGATCGGACCAGAAATAATCAACGGGGTACGGGCATCATCGATCAATACGGAATCGACCTCATCGACCATGGCAAAGTGGTGCTTGCGCTGTACCAGCTCGTCTGGGTGACGCGCCATATTGTCACGCAGGTAGTCAAAACCAAACTCGTTATTCGTACCATATACGATATCGCAACCGTAGGCTCTTCTTCTCTCTGGAGAGTTGGCCTGATACTTATCGATACAGTCTACTGTCAAGCCGTGGAATTCGAAAAGTGGTGCATTCCACTCACTATCCCTTTTAGCCAGGTAGTCGTTGACCGTAATCACGTGTACACCCTGTCCCGACAGACCGTTGAGGAAGGCAGGTAGAGTCGCCACAAGGGTTTTACCTTCACCAGTCATCATCTCGGCGATCTTACCCTGGTGCAGTACCACACCCCCGATCAGCTGCACGTCGTAGTGTACCATCTTCCAGACGACCTCAACACCCGAGGCGTTCCACTTGTTGTGCCAGATGGCAGTATCTCCGTCGATCTCGACGTGTGGCTTCTTGGCGGCCATGGCTTTGTCTTCCATAGTGGCCTTCACGACTAGCTTTTCGTTTTCAGTCAAACGACGCGCTGTGTCCTTCACTACTGCAAAGGCCTCTGGTAGGATGTCCATGAGCACTTTTTCGAGCTCCTGGTCTCTGTCCTTGGTCAGCTTATCTATTTTGGCAAATACCGCTTCCTTCTCGTGAAGGTCCATGTCTGGATTGGCTTCTACTTCGGCGTGATGCGCAGCGATTTTGTCATCTATATCCTTGAGGTAAGCAGCGATTCGGCTTTTCAGCTCCTGTGTCTTTCCTCTGAGCTCGTCGTCCGACAGGCTAGCGAGCTTTTTATATTCTGCATTGATCAGATCTACATAAGGCAACAGCTCTTTCAAATCCCTGTCTGCTTTCGTTCCGAATACTTTCGCT
This is a stretch of genomic DNA from Reichenbachiella ulvae. It encodes these proteins:
- a CDS encoding geranylgeranylglyceryl/heptaprenylglyceryl phosphate synthase, whose protein sequence is MNLLSQLEERKNKNRKSLAVLIDPDKVEDASELLQFVRLCTENKVDYIFVGGSLITTDNFSKVIALIKTNTTIPVLIFPGNNIQIDSNADAILLLSLISGRNPDFLIGQHVLAAPILKKSNLEIIPMGYMLVNSGAPTSASYMSNTTPIPSDKPTIAACTAMAGEMLGLRTLYMDAGSGAEQPIPQKIIRKVARSVSLPLVIGGGLNSISRINMALEAGADLIVIGNALEKDQSLLIEATEKIHSLNASLDVHQ
- a CDS encoding SLC13 family permease, which encodes MKPKKAISLLLGPLLFLVVLFALDLKGLSDEGRAVLAVTCWMGVWWMTEAIAIEATSLLPIVLFPMTGAVEMKAATFPYAHPLIFLFLGGFLIALAIEKHHLHTRIALNIIHKIGTNPARIILGFMIATGFLSMWISNTASTLMMVPIALSVISNLQSEKSFSKALLLSVAYSASIGGMATLVGTPPNIVFAGMVKDTFGVEISFFEWMMFGLPFSVCMIWLTWWLLTRFLFRLDQSASEDLGIKEKKEALGALSTNEKRVLAIFCFTAFCWISRTYLLNFFIPRLNDTMIAIAGGLLLFIVPDSDGKKLLSWSETKKLPWGVLLLFGGGLTIASAFVKTDLAQWIGDGMNSLEGMSLVLLIFVVAALVNFLTEFTSNVATASMVLPILAALALAVGIHPYYLMVAAILAASCAFMLPVATPPNAIVFGSKKLLMRDMIKTGVWLNFISILLIGLFVYFIMPMIWDLDMKDFTSSIGM
- the secA gene encoding preprotein translocase subunit SecA, with protein sequence MLNLLTKGIAKVFGTKADRDLKELLPYVDLINAEYKKLASLSDDELRGKTQELKSRIAAYLKDIDDKIAAHHAEVEANPDMDLHEKEAVFAKIDKLTKDRDQELEKVLMDILPEAFAVVKDTARRLTENEKLVVKATMEDKAMAAKKPHVEIDGDTAIWHNKWNASGVEVVWKMVHYDVQLIGGVVLHQGKIAEMMTGEGKTLVATLPAFLNGLSGQGVHVITVNDYLAKRDSEWNAPLFEFHGLTVDCIDKYQANSPERRRAYGCDIVYGTNNEFGFDYLRDNMARHPDELVQRKHHFAMVDEVDSVLIDDARTPLIISGPIPKGDEHEFYELKPRVAKLVEAQRKEVSNFLNEAKKKIAAGDENEGGLALFRAFRGLPKYKPLIKYLSETGIRQILQKTENIYLADNQKLMPEADEPLYFTIDEKTNGIELTDKGIDLITGSGEDPDFFILPDIGTEIARLENDSSLSESDMLHQKESLVRDYSAKAQRIHSVNQLLKAYSLFEKDTEYIVVDGKVQIVDEQTGRVMEGRRYSDGLHQAIEAKENVKVEDATQTYATVTLQNYFRMYHKLAGMTGTAETEAGEFFEIYKLDVIVIPTNRPIQRDDKEDMVFKTMREKFNAVADEIVNLTKQGRPVLVGTTSVEISELVSRMLKMKGIEHQVLNAKQHAREADVVAKAGQPGTVTIATNMAGRGTDIKLTKESMEAGGLAIIGTERHESRRVDRQLRGRSGRQGDVGSSQFFVSLEDNLMRLFGSERIAKIMDRLGLEEGEVIQHSMITKSIERAQRKVEENNFATRKHLLEYDDVMNSQREVIYSRRKNALFGERLGLDILNMMYDTTEELVSGAKGMNDYESFKLNCISTLGLDTKISEEDFLGKAEGQLVEDVFAETIESYRTKNKSLAERTMPVMKNILTTRGATFKDIQVPFTDGQKQINVVANLEKTVETEGKELIKQMEKLIALAIIDQSWKEHLREMDDLKQSVRMAVHEQKDPLLVYKFESFNMFKQFLSRVNEDTVSFLTKAEIPVQDPEEVQEARRQRAAQNYKESKEETGSALGGGGQANANRTAPVEKTAPIKSDKVYGRNDRVSVQYADGTVKKDVKYKSVEADVASNNCVIIEN
- a CDS encoding helix-turn-helix domain-containing protein, whose protein sequence is MEDYNKIIESLGVRFISAKNINILQPVTIENYYDVENVFIYVHKGHMSVGKEKELISEGEILFIPGGKMVSLTYGTGNPMSLSNDDFINNKEKFFQNNEKIGNVHETDNVTMINFEAKVFDTVNFFASLDIPPFTIRNNNKLITLAKEIVREIYSDSPGKGRIVKLQTEHVVIEIIRHILDQGLFVEQLATNSTYFKDPRLIDIFSYIKDNLNNDLSNKALANVANVSEDYVGQYFKMLTGINPQDYIEYQRMEMAVNMLRTTKKSIRDIGKEVGFKDTAYFCRRFKMMFGIPAGKMRRRESLMNV
- a CDS encoding phage holin family protein — encoded protein: MIDILKITKLKEALSDYVKVKLELFKIDMTEQISHVLAQVIAYIVILLIATLVILFVSMGMAFLINEQLESEYLGFLVVAATYLIVLLFVFYLLRSGKMKLFFEDKMLESIQKNKKEKSDEE
- a CDS encoding acyl-CoA dehydrogenase, whose product is MNFEFTEEQIAVKEAARELAQTDLLPGVIERDEKQEFPKEQIKKMGELGFMGMMVDPKYNGGGMDTVSYVLAMEEISKVDASCSVSMSVNNSLVCWGLEKYGTEEQKEKYLKPLAAGEIIGAFALSEPEAGSDATSQRTTAEDKGDYYLLNGTKNWITNGNSASVYIVIAQTDPEKKHRGINAIIVEKGQEGFTIGPKENKLGIRGSDTHSLMFSDVKVPKENRIGEDGFGFKFAMQVLNGGRIGIASQALGIASGALELSLAYAKERKAFGKPIADHQAIQFKLSKMATEIEAARLLVIQAALKKDSKQDFVKEAAMAKLFASQVAMDATVEAVQIHGGYGYVKEFHVERLMRDAKITQIYEGTSEIQNIVIARELLK
- a CDS encoding M20 metallopeptidase family protein, with translation MDLINKIKSLSKAYHEDTIANRRHLHAHPELSFEETETAKYVVDYLEKLGVKYKSGIAGNGIEAIVEGKNPEKKITALRGDMDALPIKEQSLKPYKSKNDGVMHACGHDVHTSSLMTCLRILHELRDEFEGTVKFIFQPGEEVFPGGASLMIKEGILKNPKPTSIFGQHVMPLIPVGKVGFRSGMYMASADEIYVTVRGKGGHGALPELCVDTVLIASHIIVALQQVVSRMASPKVPSVLTFGKVEAKGATNVIPDVVKIEGTFRTLDEKWRKEAHVKMKKLAEGLADSMGAQCDFNIQVGYPFLKNEPELTARARSAAEDYLGAENVVDLDVWMGAEDFSYYSQKADACFYRLGTRNEEKNIVSAVHTPTFDIDEDALELGPGLMAYIALNELSQ
- a CDS encoding SPOR domain-containing protein, with product MKNYSFNPLTVFPIITVAALLQFCAPTASTSTSSSSYSEDLSVYRKSYDEEPEEESTEEESAVVVPKVDVEPTHDISAELDSVTNLLLESKKDVHYVDGFSIQIYSGNDRDKANDYKSKAYELLETQSPRVIYEQPNYKVRVGEYYTKLEANKDFNLLKNNFSRAVLIPSKIRISD